In Nicotiana tabacum cultivar K326 chromosome 17, ASM71507v2, whole genome shotgun sequence, one DNA window encodes the following:
- the LOC107792344 gene encoding uncharacterized protein LOC107792344, producing the protein MGHHCCSKQKVKRGLWSPEEDEKLIRHITTHGHSCWSSVPKLAGLQRCGKSCRLRWINYLRPDLKRGCFSEQEERTIIDVHRILGNRWAQIAKHLPGRTDNEVKNFWNSAIKKKLIAQGFDPNTHNLLSRNHHQNNKMKNSCKSKTSNYPNSTSVFTIETLSSSKEVGVISMDIIKASLAALPPIATTTTITLPQSQTSWDRPCKSSLTSTTYNYMNPISVPTTTNMENSNLATIEYQNQSTSNNLLSSSSSLSPSGFGIINENCMWDVTGFEPQLIGPSNGQEEMQLVQQEGAQLLQLQENICQEEVYKVNHEFNNNGQIAENVTFDNSNFDFEFVDSALMPCGIYTNVNSIDQLAWDC; encoded by the exons ATGGGCCATCACTGCTGCAGCAAACAGAAAGTAAAGAGGGGTCTTTGGTCTccagaagaagatgaaaaactcatTAGACACATCACCACCCATGGCCATAGCTGCTGGAGTTCTGTCCCTAAACTAGCCG GATTACAAAGGTGTGGAAAAAGTTGCAGACTGAGGTGGATAAATTACTTAAGGCCAGATCTGAAAAGGGGTTGTTTTAGTGAGCAAGAAGAGAGAACCATAATTGATGTTCATAGAATCTTGGGAAACAGATGGGCACAAATAGCCAAACATTTACCTGGTAGGACTGATAATGAAGTCAAGAATTTCTGGAATTCTGCCATAAAAAAGAAGCTTATTGCTCAAGGCTTTGATCCAAACACCCACAACCTCCTCTCTCGTAATCATCACCAAAACAACAAGATGAAAAACAGCTGCAAATCCAAGACTTCTAATTATCCAAATTCCACCTCTGTTTTCACTATTGAAACTTTATCATCAAGCAAAGAAGTAGGAGTAATTTCCATGGACATTATCAAAGCAAGTCTTGCCGCATTGCCTCCTATTGctactacaacaacaataactctgcctcagtcccaaacaagttgggatcGACCATGTAAATCCTCACTGACCAGTACTACTTACAATTATATGAATCCCATTAGCGTTCCCACCACGACGAATATGGAAAACTCAAACCTTGCCACCATTGAATATCAAAACCAGAGTACTTCCAATAATTTGttgtcatcttcttcttccttaagTCCATCAGGGTTTGGAATTATAAATGAGAATTGCATGTGGGATGTTACAGGCTTTGAACCGCAATTAATTGGTCCCTCCAATGGACAAGAAGAAATGCAGTTAGTACAGCAAGAAGGAGCACAACTACTTCAGCTTCAGGAAAATATTTGTCAAGAAGAAGTCTACAAGGTTAATCATGAGTTCAACAACAATGGACAAATCGCGGAGAATGTTACATTTGACAACTCtaactttgattttgagtttgtGGATTCTGCATTGATGCCTTGTGGAATTTACACTAACGTAAATTCCATAGATCAACTTGCATGGGATTGTTAA